The following are encoded together in the Triticum dicoccoides isolate Atlit2015 ecotype Zavitan chromosome 6B, WEW_v2.0, whole genome shotgun sequence genome:
- the LOC119321471 gene encoding uncharacterized protein LOC119321471: MDEKGKKKARALPRLPISAGDQPRRRSIRCCAGRRPTPASVCPLSRPTPLSSEIGLGAAAVYQLPHLHPVSSPTSATPPRARGAESRKHDAGCGGVRRARPIVFSLQGRIRPNLHATSSTPYIFPFSSRPQPLDKANLMRKASIAISSMGCHQRVKILNVWHLPFLCWMRGT, from the exons GAAAAAAAAAAGCACGGGCTCTCCCACGCCTCCCGATTTCAGCCGGCGACCAACCCCGGCGACGCTCGATCCGGTGCTGCGCCGGCCGCCGGCCGACCCCGGCGAGTGTTTGCCCCCTCTCCCGACCCACGCCTCTCTCTAGCGAAATAGGATTGGGCGCCGCAGCCGTTTATCAGCTCCCCCACCTCCATCCCGTCTCCTCTCCTACATCGGCCACACCACCCCGCGCTCGTGGAGCGGAGTCGAGGAAGCACGACGCCGGCTGCGGTGGAGTGAGGAGAGCTCGTCCGATCGTCTTCTCCCTCCAAGGCAGGATCAGGCCCAACCTCCACGCCACCAGCTCCACCCCATATATCTTTCCTTTCAG TTCACGACCACAACCACTGGACAAGGCTAATCTTATGAGGAAGGCGTCAATAGCGATCTCATCAATGGGTTGTCACCAGAG GGTAAAGATATTGAATGTATGGCACTTACCTTTTTTATGTTGGATGCGTGGCACTTGA